A region of the Arenibacter antarcticus genome:
AGGTTTTAAGAACGCTTATAATTTGCAGGGCGGTATTATGAATTGGGAAGGTGAGATCGTAGAGGAGTAGTGGTCTATCTAGAAATTATTCATTATACGTTATAGTTGTCCAAAGTGTTAAACAACATTATGGGGAGTTTTCCATTCCTATTTTATTGTTGTTTGATGTTGGTTCTAACTTAACCGGTGTATTAAGGGATCAAGCTCAAAAGTTGTGTGTGAATTGAAATAGGAGTTCGATATTTGCAGTAAAACGAACAGCATTGGAATTATCTATCGACCTATTAAAGCTTATACTGCCGGAACTTTTAATAACCCACTTTAAACTAGTTTCCCATAAAACTGAAGATGGTACGCTTCATTTATATTTTGAAGAAAAAGAGGATAGCCCTAAAGAGGAAAAACACCGCATTTTAATAGGTCATGGCTTTCATAAGGAGATCGTCGTCCAGGATTTCCCATTACGGGGAAAATCAGTCTTTCTCCACATTAAGCGCCGCCGTTGGCTGGACAAGGCCACGAGGCAAGCCGTGCAAAGAGATTGGGAGCTGGTGGCACAGGGAACTCGTATGACCGTAGAGTTCGCTGCTTTTTTAAAAGTACTTGGTCAGTACTAAAGCAAATGACTGCCATACCATCGGCCAATTCTATGGGGTAAACGGCAAAAATCTACAACGACAGTTTAGGGATTACCTAAGCGATTTTAAGCAGTGGAAGGAGAAATCCCATGCTAAGCAATGGCTTGTATTCCCCGAAAACATAGGGCCTTACCTGTCCATTGACGAAACAGCGCTTTCCAAGGGAGAACTCTACACCATAATCACCAATAAAAAAGCCAAGGGCAAGAAAGGATCCATAGTAGCCATATTCTCCGGAACCAAGATGGAACCGATTATAAAGCAGCTACTTAAGATACCTCCCAAGAAAAGGGCAAAGGTCAAGGAAATCACCTTGGACATGGCAAACTCCATGAAGACCATCGCTAGCAAATGCTTCCCAAAGGCGATACAGGTAACGGACAGGTTCCATGTGCAAAAGCTGGCTTCGGAGGCCGTTCAGAATATCCGGATCAAACACCGATGGGAGGCCATAGATCAAGAGAACCAACAGATAAAACAGGCAAAGACACAGGGAGAGCAATTCGTTCCAAAAGAATTCAGCAATG
Encoded here:
- a CDS encoding transposase, translated to MELSIDLLKLILPELLITHFKLVSHKTEDGTLHLYFEEKEDSPKEEKHRILIGHGFHKEIVVQDFPLRGKSVFLHIKRRRWLDKATRQAVQRDWELVAQGTRMTVEFAAFLKVLGQY
- a CDS encoding transposase, producing MVSTKANDCHTIGQFYGVNGKNLQRQFRDYLSDFKQWKEKSHAKQWLVFPENIGPYLSIDETALSKGELYTIITNKKAKGKKGSIVAIFSGTKMEPIIKQLLKIPPKKRAKVKEITLDMANSMKTIASKCFPKAIQVTDRFHVQKLASEAVQNIRIKHRWEAIDQENQQIKQAKTQGEQFVPKEFSNGDTRKQLLARSRYLLYKAPSNWTQNQSERSKILFAEYPDIKVAFDLVQGLRNIFNTATTIQTAYTKLAHWHKDVEASGFKSFQTVANSISVNYRSILNYFINKSTNASAESFNAKIKAFRAQFRGVKNVEFFLYRLTTIFA